The genomic interval CCGCTGCGGGTTGAAATCGGGCCGCGCGACATTGCCGCCGACGCCGTTTTCTTCGGCCGCCGCGACCTGCCGGCGCGGGAAAAACGGGCCATGCCGCGCGGTCAGTTTGTGGCCGAAATCGGGGCCATCCTGGATGAAATCCAAAGCGCGCTCTTCCATCGGGCCCTGTCGCTGAAAAACGAAAACACCATTTTGATAGACCGCGAGCTGGAATTTTACCGTTTTTTCACGCCCCGCAATGCCGAAAAACCTGAAATCCACGGGGGCTTCGCCCTGTCCCACTGGTGCGGCTCGGAGGCCTGCGAAAACCGGGTCAAGGAGGACCTCAAGGTCACGATCCGGTGTATTCCCTTTGAGGAGGACCCGACCGGCCCCGGGGCCTGCATCTGCTGCGGCAAGCCCAGCCCCCAGCGGGTGGTTTTTGCCAAAGCCTACTGACGACCACCCCGCCCGATCCTCCGGCTGTCGCCCCCATGCGCGGCCGCCGCCGCAGGAACGGGGGCCGCGGCCGGGAAGACCACGCCATGATTCGGATCAATGATGTACTTGACAGGGTAGCCGATTACAGTCCGGATACGGATCTGGACATCATTGACCGGGCCTACATCTTCTCAGCCAGGGTGCACGAAGGCCAGATGCGCCTGTCCGGCGAGCCCTACCTCTCCCACCCCCTGGAGGTCGCCGGCATCCTGGCCGAGATGAAGCTCGACCCCGTCAGCATCGCCGCCGGCCTCTTGCACGACGTGGTCGAGGACACCCACGCGACCCTGGAAGAGATCGAGTCGATGTTCGGGCCCGAGGTGCACCATATCGTCTCGGGGGTCACCAAAATCAGCGCTCTGCCGCTGGCCAGCTCCCAGGCGCGCCAGGCCGAGAACATCCGCAAGATGATCCTCGCCATGGCCGACGATATCCGGGTGATTCTGATCAAGCTGGCCGACCGCCTGCACAACATGCGCACCCTGAAGTACCACCACTCCGAGAAGAAACAGACCAAAATCGCCCAGGAGACCATGGACATCTACGCGCCCCTGGCCGGCCGGCTCGGGATCTACTGGATCAAGAAGGAGCTGGAGGACATCGCCTTCATGTACCTTCAA from Desulfobacteraceae bacterium carries:
- a CDS encoding HD domain-containing protein, with the translated sequence MIRINDVLDRVADYSPDTDLDIIDRAYIFSARVHEGQMRLSGEPYLSHPLEVAGILAEMKLDPVSIAAGLLHDVVEDTHATLEEIESMFGPEVHHIVSGVTKISALPLASSQARQAENIRKMILAMADDIRVILIKLADRLHNMRTLKYHHSEKKQTKIAQETMDIYAPLAGRLGIYWIKKELEDIAFMYLQ